In the Ruminococcus albus 7 = DSM 20455 genome, one interval contains:
- a CDS encoding beta strand repeat-containing protein translates to MKNKSNNKRRSNLFKRVVCLVLSAAILISDSYILTVLDDIGINLLPVVYAEETRNISTISELVQYSKEYDASHAKDTLNISIASNGVGTYQTSDTQYSYDEFISIGNSSSNAFEGTVNITVLASSYFNFSKPLFGYIKDSAQVTVSGGSSSGYLELRRPMTSNLMPIFAENVIHDTDTTKYDPADESQYTNWRIRINYFHEEGEASVVTNFPSVIGRIDDNSKLSLDILNDAQYTNNGEEYKADIQATASGVNAGLICGTLGENAEIKVSVGGSNTNFSVTSASGNAGGLIGEMESGSRVILDGSNITGGSNRTITASNGYAGGLVGKATNASIVFDNGFNVNEHINGKNGAGSIAGYYISGSGTTFDLDKAQISCTVTSANAGGLFGVLETSGDFSLAGAKDAETGDDSYSISTTVANQPQNAVYGGLIGLYKTSALVNTLTIGEIALTTNGTGNCAGLVGKIDDSNPAYITVNGSSVTNNIKSSFCGVVNNAGNAGHFLDIGDFTLSGSSHSGLVGTMNCGVIRLTGTTDLSGTTSSDAQLVNKRGNTLIYGVGDGSTSGWLFKRGTAAAVDDIGNWGEVVRVASDGSGDVFEFDSSAHTVTVASSTTSISTPAQFIATAVNMQINQGDRGALQFAQDSNDDTKTVSDTLLSSLTTISISGTINLAGTGVMGLMRDDGKKTTFSGNTATETDVAFSGTINGGGIVNLAIGEPYGIRGTSALTTNGDGNGRLHGHAKVGLLSVSDDATISSLTIGGTIDTKASIEMYLGGFVGQSKGDLSLTSVTNTIRIDGSFSSDKSQYIGGMIGEVEGNGSVISISGSNKSVISLNGHKTTYASNGIGFVEDNTVTVSFSDYTLGNTSSTSSASLSNTSGADYARCGGMIGVINGSTKNKTVNFNDVSISYYDLNLTASECAGGVLGYKWDNTEVNIGNTGTTGIVVSYGDVDQTAVSAAGLVHTATGHWAVSKLKINNTDFGLINTTNYGVLVNKGDGLFMEIKSSSGSNNGFDLSTGNTVTNTGSTLTVYDELVAYSASVDDSGNSNVLNNGNGVVSIHTASGTVVGGKYSNQITSPNSLNNNKFTRYYYDLDVIRAAVTSGSYPSGSTTAEQNAYKLMMWNLKQYASSGIQSYFTSSNNATEPLTGDFDLSKVSYYPINRASSDVSIGAASFTFNNKNIEDSVVAGTTYRSTVSNNSQHYLMHSGLFNNVTSNLSIGDNITLSGSIGKHENGSGAIVTGTLGGLTEGTTSFSNTTGKLITLNGLTVNAADNYTPEGESSAVTTYKPVLINRINNHVSLSLNGVKTAANSYVATGGGVNTAGSSLIGTVGTRDGDNKATSDSISLTFNDIRLDARTDSNKSVEALSGLSTAYGTTQGVFTRATLLEEFIFNNNSDCKGVYNYRLSEDWNSSTKAAIHNVTYGYEITGTSEFVGMQDHYVDLLGKTDPTSYDNTQDETEYSFADFLPYVAVRNYSEASDTQRSREIMVNHTNVSITDGCGTYNDPYIIDTNGQIEVIAKILEQGEVSDGFTINVPNITAVSGTNFTYETWHTNDHILLTFNNGTYKASTATYNHTTAQLAKYLAGAYYKITKVEKEGEDDTVTYESITISSASFNGLGGTSNEYAFHGVIVGDTDTATYPLVNNTGSPLIKTSHGSVVKDLNINVRNENISRTQENNTQKFVISGGCSNYGAVIGQILGGDNIIDNVAVDFTDSTIKVEGSSANVIPVGGYVGVVASGALIFRGMNGKNHAGLTTGIVKDGTTSIAMDSTDWLYVNPIIGRVLNGYAVYEAGTNSSSNDYKYSESNVTMKNGTKNYSIADIDPDIDKVEVSAYTQKGTTGYYTTNVTIPNAQSLYVLSLLMQSRTIGNDKYGTALKVLNSDSYDSTVKQAMHHGKYDKVGTADNSDYNSYAKYDTVGVDTVNGIKYAPYIVERYTSAVGEKYYVLSLTNNKTVCNMTLTGSDADWYLPDGFKGVGYIGYDKSTSDGISLHKFNGNEKTIHLNMSLNHYSDSTDNYCPSSGNVGFGLFSSIKHNSQAQGGAVTADNLETDDYKIKNLNLTGTIDYNVADVTEYSSSNVYKDKYIDVGGFAGYCGYSEANDLRIEGIDLSGLTINGFKTAGGLFGYLKMAASNVYLAKISNITASNGTLTVTSKDYVGGIVGRCEQIGLTIDSLTLDNLSIVSYFYETGTITYNNGAGGIIGWAANASTNQPITLSNITVGSSTAISNLRIGYPNKAPYTNTNNVDNYYQIAVGGLVGRSMTNKNSSYSYSMIIEHCYVYNVDFYGHRVAGIIGHDAAGSGKTASGSYLLMSDVHVVSSNSASINGIKKLSNLGDRGCGGLVGVMWNDKNKDFIDCSVEGYTLRSYNDTGGISSNMQTGGTVTIKNFKATDLNIYSNYHGSLFGYLKCTTNGYNILLDNIQFNNYVDEEGVVHKHSNGYIEKKYGYLVGNNGGCVIKLVGLTRQHLENTAHDHLNRIVGAKNSDSNYNYGSGGYIIFADTLGKSTTTATAGTKQSDLSDKTNVTAKSPWVTVSPSINISGTEADSTQVLTGDSIMSNYLAADTLSNYNGVDTAGIISSLADVNSTAKTNYAGFRDAQLFSTYEDEMGDGSLPEGVSNFAVIAVDNNGLRDDLNTAINSYVQMLTHTTDVYSRTNNNGNVYKVQIYRCTYDSTEQVFVKTASSDGLTRDTNGFYPSVEHPDTDADTACFTLVDIQFLNPSNSNEVAYHVYVPVLIKKLLKFNFKASSLPGTVYDYTNYVYKTSSHTTEDKWGTPSVTNLGTPVTMYFRYDYTSNVSEWQEMINNGESLMWHTNNKLQLKTAASNLPFNTRMVLVDANNNDRAYFAKASDTGVFTKNTNSDQNDYFVDLTKFKNGSDYFAAKNFGERLLISASTTSSSAATKAYVISAAGESVYVTATIGSETTRSNFRPATDAEISDSSKTKYYLTVDGVTSLPPAGLTESYYITFFTDTADDPLRVIIGGSAPSLSSSPQNSEISKHTLKCTNQTESALILGNIFKQEFTKFETENAQSGLVNNSCDYFEADITVKISVNNDNDEAETIIRYLNNDSIEVYHSILLGLTKNDGTTVENTIYGTPTYTVNTAKAASGIYGTISSTFSDSAVDISGFSIPSPNNTSSFIQIGDLDYNIKPLLVEKIGSTYGGAIISVNGLRVHFDYLNIPNQFPYQPSTVEGQNTVGTTVKAYSTLDSDYTNIAYSSIREEMADSNAVKYHSETPSSATLVYVVDTSDDIDIVKNYNMLGINPIDEAEYFNNIITADGTYNAVSFVDSAQAGKIRWTLSLEKKNESGAYETVKMSDYVSGNVTVGNRTSGAVFSASGNTFIYDEDYTTPMDITKLTTIYAMKTGDDLEALVDGDGNPVTGVYANYKVTLSATLYTGSEALSGDLSSRKIDNSTVSDYIKYTNAKVKSSWVNPSN, encoded by the coding sequence ATGAAAAACAAATCGAATAATAAGAGACGCTCGAATTTGTTTAAGCGTGTAGTGTGCCTTGTTTTGTCAGCTGCAATTCTTATATCAGATTCGTATATCTTAACTGTTTTAGATGACATTGGAATAAATTTGCTTCCTGTTGTATATGCTGAGGAAACGAGAAACATTAGTACTATTAGTGAGTTGGTTCAGTATTCTAAAGAATATGATGCTTCTCATGCGAAAGATACTCTTAATATTTCTATTGCTTCCAATGGAGTTGGAACATATCAAACCTCTGATACACAGTATTCTTATGACGAATTCATTAGTATTGGCAATAGTTCATCTAATGCATTTGAGGGAACAGTCAATATAACGGTTTTGGCTAGTTCTTATTTCAATTTTTCAAAACCATTATTTGGATATATTAAGGATAGTGCGCAAGTAACAGTTTCAGGTGGAAGCAGTAGTGGGTATTTGGAGTTGAGAAGACCGATGACCTCAAACCTTATGCCAATTTTCGCCGAAAATGTTATTCATGATACAGATACTACAAAATATGACCCTGCTGATGAAAGTCAATATACTAATTGGAGAATTAGGATCAATTATTTTCATGAAGAAGGCGAAGCTTCGGTTGTCACTAACTTTCCAAGTGTAATTGGTCGTATTGATGATAACAGCAAATTAAGTCTTGATATTTTAAATGATGCTCAATATACAAATAATGGAGAAGAATATAAAGCTGATATTCAAGCGACAGCTTCCGGTGTAAACGCAGGATTGATTTGTGGCACATTGGGGGAGAATGCCGAAATTAAGGTATCAGTTGGCGGTTCAAACACCAATTTTTCTGTCACATCCGCAAGTGGAAATGCTGGTGGTTTGATCGGTGAAATGGAATCTGGCTCCAGAGTAATTCTTGATGGTTCAAACATAACAGGAGGTTCTAATAGAACTATAACGGCTTCAAATGGTTATGCAGGTGGTTTAGTTGGAAAAGCCACCAATGCTTCCATAGTATTTGACAACGGTTTTAACGTTAATGAACACATTAATGGCAAAAACGGTGCCGGAAGTATTGCCGGTTATTATATTAGTGGAAGCGGAACAACATTTGATCTTGATAAAGCACAGATTAGCTGTACAGTAACCTCAGCAAATGCCGGAGGTCTTTTTGGTGTGCTTGAAACATCAGGTGATTTTTCTTTGGCTGGAGCTAAAGATGCTGAAACAGGTGATGATTCTTATTCAATTTCTACAACTGTAGCAAATCAACCCCAAAATGCAGTTTATGGAGGATTGATTGGTTTATATAAAACAAGCGCACTTGTTAACACACTTACTATTGGCGAAATAGCTTTAACGACAAATGGTACTGGCAATTGTGCGGGATTAGTTGGGAAAATTGATGACTCCAATCCTGCTTATATTACGGTTAATGGCTCTTCGGTTACAAATAACATTAAAAGCTCATTTTGCGGTGTTGTAAACAATGCCGGAAATGCAGGTCATTTTTTGGATATAGGCGATTTTACGCTATCAGGTTCGTCTCATTCCGGTCTTGTAGGTACTATGAATTGTGGTGTTATTAGACTTACTGGAACTACTGATCTTTCAGGTACTACCAGCTCTGATGCTCAGCTTGTCAACAAGAGAGGAAATACCCTAATTTATGGAGTAGGCGATGGCAGCACAAGCGGTTGGCTTTTCAAACGAGGAACCGCTGCCGCTGTTGATGATATTGGAAATTGGGGCGAAGTTGTTCGCGTTGCAAGTGATGGTTCAGGAGATGTTTTTGAGTTTGATTCTTCTGCGCATACTGTAACTGTGGCATCTTCAACGACTTCAATTTCAACACCAGCTCAGTTTATTGCTACTGCTGTAAATATGCAGATCAATCAGGGAGATCGTGGTGCTTTACAATTTGCTCAGGACTCAAATGATGATACTAAAACTGTATCTGATACTCTTCTCAGCAGTTTAACCACTATTTCTATATCAGGAACGATTAATCTCGCAGGTACGGGAGTAATGGGATTAATGCGCGACGATGGCAAAAAAACCACTTTTTCCGGTAATACTGCAACTGAAACTGATGTTGCTTTTTCCGGAACTATAAATGGTGGTGGAATTGTTAATCTTGCAATTGGTGAACCTTATGGAATAAGAGGAACATCTGCATTAACTACTAACGGCGATGGTAATGGTAGACTTCATGGTCATGCTAAAGTAGGTTTACTTTCTGTATCTGATGATGCAACTATTTCGAGTCTTACGATTGGAGGAACAATTGATACTAAGGCTAGCATTGAAATGTACTTAGGAGGATTTGTCGGTCAATCGAAAGGTGATCTTTCTTTGACAAGTGTCACCAACACAATTAGAATAGATGGTAGCTTCAGTTCGGATAAAAGCCAGTATATTGGTGGAATGATTGGTGAAGTTGAAGGTAATGGGTCAGTTATCTCAATAAGTGGAAGTAATAAATCTGTTATTTCTTTAAATGGGCATAAAACGACCTATGCATCAAATGGAATAGGTTTTGTTGAAGACAATACAGTTACTGTAAGTTTCAGTGATTATACTTTAGGAAATACCAGTTCTACAAGTTCAGCAAGTTTATCTAATACTTCTGGTGCAGATTACGCAAGATGTGGTGGAATGATAGGTGTTATCAACGGTTCCACAAAGAATAAAACTGTCAATTTTAATGATGTATCGATTTCCTACTATGATTTGAATTTAACAGCAAGTGAGTGTGCAGGTGGAGTTCTTGGGTATAAATGGGATAATACAGAGGTTAATATTGGTAATACCGGAACGACAGGAATAGTTGTTTCTTACGGAGATGTTGATCAGACAGCTGTTAGTGCTGCTGGTTTGGTACACACCGCAACGGGGCATTGGGCTGTATCAAAATTAAAAATTAATAACACTGACTTTGGTTTAATTAACACTACTAATTATGGTGTCCTTGTAAATAAAGGAGATGGACTTTTTATGGAAATAAAGAGTTCATCAGGTTCTAACAATGGATTTGACCTTAGTACAGGTAACACTGTAACAAACACAGGAAGTACTTTAACTGTTTATGATGAATTGGTTGCATACAGCGCTTCGGTTGATGATAGTGGGAATTCTAATGTGCTGAACAACGGTAATGGAGTTGTATCTATTCATACTGCTAGCGGAACTGTAGTTGGTGGTAAATATTCAAATCAGATAACTTCTCCGAACAGTTTAAACAATAATAAATTCACAAGATATTATTATGATTTAGATGTTATTCGTGCAGCTGTTACATCGGGTTCATACCCATCAGGCAGTACAACGGCTGAACAGAACGCATATAAACTGATGATGTGGAATCTTAAACAGTATGCCAGTTCCGGTATTCAGTCATATTTTACGTCTTCAAATAATGCAACAGAGCCCCTGACAGGTGATTTTGATTTATCAAAAGTATCTTATTATCCAATTAATAGAGCATCATCTGATGTTAGTATAGGTGCGGCTAGTTTTACTTTCAATAATAAGAATATAGAAGATTCTGTTGTTGCAGGAACTACCTACCGCTCAACAGTTAGTAATAATTCCCAGCATTATTTGATGCATTCCGGATTATTTAATAATGTTACTAGTAATTTAAGTATAGGTGATAATATCACATTGTCTGGTAGTATTGGTAAACATGAAAATGGGTCAGGTGCTATAGTTACCGGCACTTTAGGCGGACTTACGGAAGGAACAACTTCGTTTTCCAATACAACAGGAAAGCTAATAACCTTAAACGGATTAACTGTCAATGCTGCTGATAACTATACTCCTGAAGGGGAATCGAGTGCGGTTACTACTTATAAACCGGTTCTGATAAACAGAATCAATAATCACGTTTCATTATCTCTTAATGGAGTAAAAACAGCTGCTAATAGCTATGTTGCTACTGGCGGCGGTGTTAATACTGCGGGTTCAAGTTTGATAGGAACGGTTGGTACAAGAGATGGAGATAATAAAGCCACCTCAGATTCAATCAGTTTAACATTTAATGATATAAGACTTGATGCGAGAACAGATTCAAACAAGAGTGTGGAGGCATTATCGGGTCTTTCAACAGCCTATGGAACTACTCAAGGTGTATTTACAAGAGCTACTCTTTTAGAAGAGTTTATCTTTAATAACAATAGCGACTGTAAAGGAGTGTATAATTATAGACTTTCCGAGGACTGGAATAGTTCCACAAAAGCAGCCATTCATAATGTAACTTACGGTTATGAAATAACCGGAACAAGTGAATTTGTAGGTATGCAGGATCACTATGTAGACTTGCTGGGAAAGACTGACCCAACATCGTATGATAATACACAAGATGAAACAGAATATAGTTTTGCTGACTTTCTTCCTTATGTAGCTGTTCGAAATTATTCTGAGGCAAGTGATACACAGCGTTCAAGAGAAATAATGGTCAATCACACCAATGTTAGTATTACTGACGGCTGTGGCACGTATAATGATCCTTATATAATTGATACTAATGGTCAGATAGAAGTTATTGCAAAGATTTTGGAACAAGGCGAAGTTAGTGATGGTTTTACTATCAATGTTCCTAATATTACTGCTGTTTCGGGCACCAATTTCACTTATGAAACTTGGCATACCAACGATCACATTCTCTTAACGTTCAATAACGGCACCTATAAAGCGAGTACTGCAACATATAATCATACTACGGCACAGCTTGCAAAGTATCTTGCTGGTGCATATTATAAGATCACCAAGGTTGAAAAAGAGGGTGAAGATGATACTGTAACTTATGAGAGTATTACAATAAGCAGCGCTTCGTTTAATGGTCTTGGCGGTACCTCTAATGAGTATGCTTTTCATGGCGTAATAGTAGGAGATACTGATACTGCAACATATCCTCTTGTCAATAATACCGGTTCTCCGCTTATCAAAACAAGCCATGGTAGTGTTGTGAAAGATTTGAATATTAATGTCAGAAATGAGAATATCTCTAGAACACAGGAAAACAATACTCAGAAATTCGTAATTAGTGGTGGCTGCTCTAACTACGGAGCTGTTATCGGTCAGATTCTTGGTGGAGATAATATCATAGATAATGTTGCTGTAGATTTTACAGATTCAACCATTAAAGTTGAAGGTTCATCTGCAAATGTTATTCCGGTAGGCGGATATGTTGGTGTTGTAGCCAGCGGTGCCCTGATTTTCAGAGGAATGAACGGTAAAAACCATGCCGGACTTACAACAGGCATTGTTAAGGACGGTACAACAAGTATAGCTATGGATAGCACTGATTGGCTTTATGTCAACCCAATTATTGGACGAGTCCTTAATGGCTATGCAGTTTATGAAGCAGGAACCAACAGTAGTAGTAATGATTATAAATATAGTGAAAGTAACGTTACTATGAAAAATGGTACAAAGAATTATTCTATTGCTGATATTGACCCTGACATTGACAAGGTTGAAGTTTCGGCCTATACGCAAAAAGGAACAACAGGATATTACACGACTAATGTAACCATTCCTAATGCTCAGTCGCTTTATGTACTTTCGCTATTAATGCAAAGCAGAACTATAGGTAATGATAAATATGGTACTGCACTTAAAGTGTTAAATAGTGATAGCTATGATTCAACAGTTAAACAGGCAATGCATCATGGAAAATATGACAAAGTCGGCACGGCTGATAACAGCGATTATAATTCCTATGCTAAATATGATACTGTTGGTGTAGACACGGTAAATGGCATTAAGTATGCTCCTTATATTGTTGAAAGATATACAAGTGCAGTCGGTGAAAAGTATTATGTATTATCTCTTACAAACAATAAAACCGTTTGCAATATGACTCTTACAGGAAGCGACGCTGACTGGTATTTACCTGATGGATTTAAGGGAGTTGGGTACATCGGTTACGATAAATCCACATCCGATGGAATTAGTCTTCATAAATTCAACGGTAATGAGAAAACTATTCATTTGAATATGTCCTTGAACCATTACTCTGATAGTACAGATAACTACTGTCCAAGTAGTGGTAATGTAGGTTTTGGTCTCTTTAGTTCGATTAAGCATAATTCACAGGCGCAGGGAGGTGCTGTAACAGCTGATAATCTTGAAACAGATGATTACAAAATTAAGAACCTTAATTTAACAGGTACTATTGACTATAATGTAGCTGATGTTACAGAATATAGTTCTTCAAATGTTTATAAGGATAAATACATAGATGTTGGTGGATTTGCAGGTTATTGTGGATACAGTGAGGCAAATGATTTAAGAATAGAAGGCATAGATCTTTCAGGGCTTACTATCAATGGGTTTAAAACTGCCGGCGGCTTGTTCGGCTATCTGAAAATGGCAGCAAGTAATGTGTATTTAGCCAAAATATCAAATATAACAGCTTCAAATGGCACTTTGACTGTCACTTCCAAAGATTATGTTGGAGGTATTGTGGGACGATGTGAACAAATTGGCTTAACTATTGACAGTTTGACTCTTGATAACCTTAGTATTGTTTCCTACTTTTATGAAACAGGCACTATTACATATAATAATGGAGCTGGTGGTATTATCGGTTGGGCAGCAAATGCTTCAACTAATCAACCAATAACGCTGAGTAATATAACTGTAGGTAGTAGTACAGCAATATCTAATCTTCGTATAGGATACCCTAATAAAGCACCATATACTAATACTAACAATGTCGATAATTATTATCAGATTGCTGTAGGTGGACTTGTTGGCAGGAGCATGACAAATAAGAACAGCAGTTATAGTTATTCGATGATAATAGAGCATTGCTATGTTTACAATGTTGATTTTTATGGTCATAGAGTTGCGGGGATTATTGGACATGATGCAGCTGGTTCAGGTAAGACAGCATCTGGATCCTATTTGCTGATGTCAGATGTCCATGTTGTAAGTAGTAATAGCGCATCGATTAATGGAATCAAAAAGTTGTCAAACCTAGGTGATAGAGGTTGTGGCGGATTAGTTGGTGTTATGTGGAACGATAAGAATAAAGATTTTATTGATTGTAGTGTTGAGGGTTATACGTTACGTTCTTATAATGATACTGGTGGAATTTCATCAAATATGCAAACTGGAGGAACTGTAACAATAAAAAATTTCAAAGCTACAGATTTGAATATCTATTCTAATTATCATGGCTCATTATTTGGATATTTAAAATGTACTACAAATGGATATAACATACTACTTGATAACATTCAGTTCAATAATTATGTTGATGAGGAAGGGGTAGTTCATAAGCATAGTAATGGATATATCGAAAAAAAATACGGTTATTTGGTCGGTAATAATGGCGGCTGTGTAATTAAACTTGTAGGTTTAACAAGACAACACTTAGAAAATACAGCTCATGATCACCTGAACAGAATTGTTGGAGCTAAAAACTCCGACTCAAATTACAATTATGGTTCAGGCGGGTATATTATCTTTGCTGACACTCTTGGAAAAAGCACAACTACAGCAACTGCTGGAACCAAGCAATCTGATTTGTCAGATAAAACAAATGTCACAGCGAAGTCACCGTGGGTAACTGTAAGCCCAAGTATCAACATTAGCGGAACAGAAGCAGATAGCACTCAGGTATTGACAGGCGACAGTATTATGTCAAATTACCTTGCTGCGGATACTCTGAGCAATTACAATGGTGTTGATACAGCTGGTATTATTTCCTCACTTGCTGATGTAAATTCAACTGCCAAAACGAATTACGCAGGCTTTAGAGATGCTCAACTATTCTCAACCTATGAGGACGAAATGGGTGATGGTTCTCTGCCTGAAGGAGTCTCAAACTTTGCTGTAATTGCGGTTGATAATAACGGATTAAGAGATGATTTAAATACCGCAATAAATAGTTATGTTCAGATGCTTACGCATACAACAGATGTTTATTCTCGAACAAATAATAATGGGAATGTATATAAGGTTCAAATTTACAGATGTACTTATGACTCAACTGAGCAAGTATTCGTAAAGACTGCCAGCAGTGATGGATTAACTAGAGATACTAATGGTTTTTACCCTTCTGTTGAACACCCTGATACTGATGCAGATACAGCGTGCTTTACTTTGGTTGACATTCAGTTCTTGAACCCGAGCAATTCTAACGAAGTCGCATATCATGTATATGTACCGGTACTCATAAAGAAATTATTGAAGTTTAATTTCAAGGCTTCTTCTTTGCCGGGTACGGTATATGATTATACTAACTATGTTTACAAAACTTCATCACACACAACGGAGGATAAATGGGGAACACCAAGTGTTACTAATCTCGGAACACCGGTCACCATGTATTTCCGTTATGATTACACTTCAAATGTAAGTGAGTGGCAGGAGATGATTAACAATGGCGAAAGTTTGATGTGGCATACTAACAACAAGCTGCAATTAAAGACTGCTGCAAGTAATCTTCCGTTCAATACAAGAATGGTTTTGGTCGATGCAAATAATAACGATAGAGCGTATTTTGCTAAGGCAAGCGACACGGGAGTTTTTACTAAAAATACCAACTCTGATCAAAATGATTATTTTGTTGATCTTACCAAGTTTAAAAACGGTTCTGATTATTTTGCGGCAAAGAATTTTGGAGAGAGGCTGCTAATTTCAGCCAGTACGACATCATCGTCAGCAGCTACTAAGGCCTATGTAATATCGGCTGCTGGTGAATCGGTATATGTAACTGCAACAATTGGAAGTGAAACAACTCGCTCCAACTTTAGACCCGCAACGGACGCTGAAATATCGGATAGTTCAAAAACCAAGTATTACTTAACAGTTGATGGAGTAACTTCTTTACCTCCGGCTGGATTAACGGAAAGCTATTACATTACTTTCTTTACAGATACGGCAGATGATCCGCTAAGAGTAATTATAGGTGGTTCTGCGCCTTCGCTTTCCTCATCTCCTCAGAATTCGGAGATTAGCAAACATACTTTGAAATGCACAAATCAAACTGAATCTGCATTGATTTTAGGAAATATTTTCAAGCAAGAATTTACAAAGTTTGAAACGGAAAATGCTCAAAGTGGTTTGGTGAATAACAGCTGTGATTATTTTGAAGCTGACATAACTGTAAAAATCTCAGTTAACAACGATAATGATGAGGCTGAAACGATAATTAGGTATTTGAATAATGATTCAATTGAAGTGTACCATAGTATTCTGTTGGGATTAACGAAGAATGATGGTACCACCGTTGAAAACACTATTTATGGAACACCTACTTATACTGTAAATACGGCTAAAGCAGCGTCAGGGATTTATGGAACTATATCTTCAACATTTTCCGATAGTGCTGTTGATATATCTGGATTCAGTATTCCGTCACCAAACAATACATCTAGTTTTATTCAAATTGGTGATTTGGATTATAATATTAAGCCGCTTTTAGTTGAAAAAATCGGATCAACATATGGAGGTGCAATAATATCTGTCAATGGTTTACGAGTTCATTTTGACTATCTGAATATTCCTAACCAATTTCCCTATCAACCCAGTACTGTGGAAGGACAAAACACCGTAGGCACAACTGTCAAAGCATATTCGACCTTAGATTCAGATTATACTAATATAGCTTACAGCAGTATAAGAGAAGAAATGGCTGATTCTAATGCAGTAAAGTATCATAGCGAGACCCCCTCATCAGCAACGCTTGTTTACGTTGTTGATACTAGTGATGATATAGATATTGTAAAGAATTATAATATGCTTGGCATAAACCCAATAGATGAGGCTGAATATTTCAATAATATTATAACTGCTGACGGAACATATAATGCGGTTTCATTTGTTGATTCAGCTCAAGCCGGTAAGATTAGATGGACTCTTTCTTTAGAAAAGAAGAATGAATCCGGTGCTTATGAAACTGTAAAAATGTCTGATTATGTTTCTGGAAATGTTACTGTTGGTAATCGAACTTCTGGCGCTGTATTTTCGGCTTCTGGTAATACGTTTATTTATGATGAAGATTATACAACGCCAATGGACATTACAAAACTTACAACCATTTATGCAATGAAAACCGGAGATGATCTTGAAGCTCTTGTTGACGGTGACGGGAATCCTGTTACTGGTGTATATGCAAATTACAAGGTAACATTGTCAGCTACATTATATACAGGTTCGGAAGCATTGTCTGGAGATTTAAGTAGCCGAAAAATCGATAATTCAACTGTTTCTGATTACATTAAGTATACAAATGCTAAGGTTAAATCAAGTTGGGTTAATCCTAGCAATTAG
- a CDS encoding DUF4869 domain-containing protein has protein sequence MLNIIFGEYAGVVTNPAVYFKNTYEDEWITDELSRKMIQAVDHSTVISERVIESPVLGAITPKELSGGVKTLILINNCPDKIFNASACGDNCAEWLLEIGQEKDITINLRHIMDFGEGNFDIHIQNTDQIVHSMKELIPIAGMIVR, from the coding sequence ATGCTGAACATTATATTTGGTGAGTATGCAGGTGTAGTCACAAACCCTGCCGTGTACTTTAAAAACACTTATGAAGACGAATGGATCACAGATGAATTGTCTCGAAAAATGATTCAGGCTGTTGACCATTCAACCGTCATCAGTGAACGAGTTATCGAAAGCCCTGTTCTTGGTGCGATTACTCCTAAAGAACTTTCGGGCGGCGTAAAAACTCTTATTCTTATCAACAATTGTCCGGACAAGATTTTCAACGCATCTGCTTGTGGTGATAACTGTGCCGAGTGGCTGCTTGAGATTGGTCAAGAAAAGGATATAACGATCAATCTGCGTCACATCATGGACTTTGGTGAGGGCAACTTTGATATTCACATTCAGAATACAGATCAGATAGTTCACAGCATGAAGGAGCTTATTCCGATTGCCGGAATGATCGTGAGGTGA